DNA sequence from the candidate division WOR-3 bacterium genome:
AGAGCAGAATCTTGGCTAAACAGGATTGACACACTAATATTTTAGCGTAAAATCTTATCGTGGCGAAAATTCGGCTTCAGATTATAATTTCAATAATTGTAACTTTGTTTATTACTTGCCGACCTGACCGAGATAACCCTTATGACCCCAAGTCAATAAAAACGAAGTCTAGTATTATTTGGGGCAAAGTCTTGACCAAAAATGGATTGCCCATTGAAAATGCTAAAGTTTCGTTACTACTTCAACTGGGTACAAAAACAATCTCCACGATTTCAGACCGATTCGGCAATTATGAATTGGACTATATTTACAGTCTTAATTATGGCGACTCAGCAAGTGTTATTGCAGAAAAAGACGGCTACTGCATATCACAAAAACCAGTTGTAATTGACATTAATCGCACTGATACAATAAATTTTACCCTTGATGCTATTCCTCAATTCAGTGCAGAATCAATAACTTCGTATCATGAACCATTTCTTCCAGGAGATGATATTTATCTGGTTAATTTTAGTGTGCGGGTTTTAGACGCAGATGGCTTAAATGATATCGAAAGTGTCTATGTC
Encoded proteins:
- a CDS encoding carboxypeptidase-like regulatory domain-containing protein, with amino-acid sequence MAKIRLQIIISIIVTLFITCRPDRDNPYDPKSIKTKSSIIWGKVLTKNGLPIENAKVSLLLQLGTKTISTISDRFGNYELDYIYSLNYGDSASVIAEKDGYCISQKPVVIDINRTDTINFTLDAIPQFSAESITSYHEPFLPGDDIYLVNFSVRVLDADGLNDIESVYVLIPELNKTFPLSYTTNNIYKDTVSAELFPDSTLECLIGKDCFFEVLSSSEGRFRSNPYQLSRIIYESPEPLSPILDTTVTQNFPCVWRKLSLPFPFTYEVEIYYIRPDFRLVLAYQKTSIPATDTTITIPSLAPYAGHFFWQVSVRDNLGNISKSVHSLFYYYP